A single genomic interval of Hafnia alvei harbors:
- a CDS encoding fimbrial protein translates to MVVRTLCAFMVLFVTTAGAMGVQQGRVKMGGTLVATACSISSGSLEQVIDLGSLPVSELARTGQGPEKAFVIKLENCELTSQDNLRPDFKSVHLTFDGVRDDTANLLSINGEASGIGLILKDEAGNTIVPGKAIADIPLNVGSMDLNYKLAIQRNKHELRAGNYSVIVKFKVEYL, encoded by the coding sequence ATGGTGGTCCGTACGCTCTGTGCCTTTATGGTTTTATTTGTAACAACGGCGGGGGCTATGGGTGTTCAGCAGGGGCGCGTCAAAATGGGCGGCACCTTGGTGGCAACAGCATGCAGCATATCTTCTGGATCATTAGAACAGGTTATTGATTTAGGCTCTCTGCCGGTTAGTGAGCTTGCGCGTACTGGGCAAGGTCCAGAAAAAGCATTCGTCATCAAATTGGAAAACTGTGAACTGACTTCTCAGGATAATTTGCGTCCTGATTTTAAAAGTGTGCACCTCACGTTTGATGGGGTTAGAGATGATACCGCCAATTTGCTAAGTATTAATGGAGAGGCCAGCGGGATTGGTCTGATACTGAAAGATGAGGCTGGCAATACTATTGTGCCGGGGAAAGCCATAGCAGATATTCCACTGAATGTGGGGTCGATGGATTTGAATTATAAGCTGGCGATTCAGCGAAATAAGCATGAATTACGCGCTGGGAATTACAGCGTTATTGTGAAATTCAAAGTGGAATATTTATAA
- a CDS encoding fimbrial protein has protein sequence MKMNKLAVALVMTMGIASAAANAAGTVGGNGVIKFNGSIVDAACSIAPNNSEQTIDLGSIAIKALKGGAKSTPADFHIKLTGCDISGGAAPKASITFNGTTATGSTKLLGIVSSTASGVGVGITDANGKDFELGKETEVKTLIQGENSLDFAAYVQATGASGSAITAGDFTSQTDFVITYN, from the coding sequence ATGAAAATGAATAAATTAGCTGTGGCATTGGTTATGACTATGGGTATTGCGTCTGCAGCAGCTAATGCAGCAGGCACAGTAGGCGGCAACGGTGTTATTAAATTCAACGGTTCTATTGTTGATGCTGCGTGTTCAATTGCGCCTAATAACAGCGAGCAGACTATCGATCTGGGTTCTATTGCAATTAAGGCCTTGAAAGGCGGCGCTAAATCAACTCCAGCTGATTTCCACATCAAGCTGACTGGCTGTGACATTAGCGGCGGTGCTGCACCTAAAGCTTCTATTACCTTCAACGGTACTACCGCTACGGGTTCAACCAAACTGTTGGGTATCGTCAGCAGCACAGCGTCGGGCGTGGGTGTTGGTATTACCGATGCTAACGGTAAAGATTTCGAGCTGGGTAAAGAAACCGAAGTTAAGACCTTGATTCAAGGTGAGAACTCACTTGATTTTGCTGCCTATGTTCAGGCAACAGGTGCTTCAGGATCTGCTATCACCGCAGGTGACTTCACCAGCCAGACTGACTTCGTGATTACTTACAACTAA
- a CDS encoding outer membrane usher protein → MSTFHINKISLAMAFALASTSMSSKAVEFNTDMLDTADKANIDFSRFSKANYILPGLYQLALRVNDQNVGEYPFNYYPRENQPDSSEACVSPQIVSELGLKPAALNKVTYWHQGECADFSQLEGTTVRGDLSNSSLQLSIPQAWIEYSDPNWVPSSRWDEGIPGLLLDYNLNASMSRPNEGSNSQNASISGTVGANAGAWRLRGDYQGSYSRASGSSQSSQHNMDWSRVYMYRALPTLRSTLSVGENYLSSSIFDSWRYTGMSLSSDDRMLPPALRGYAPEVSGIAKTNAKVVVTQQGRVLYETTVPSGPFRIQDLSSAVTGKLDVKVEEQDGTVQTFQVDTATIPYLTRPGMVRYKFAMGRPSTYEHHIQGPTFATGEFSWGIANSWSLYGGSILAGDYNSASMGIGRDLFLLGAVSADVTQSFARLPGEEQRQGKSWRLSYSKRFDEYDSEVTFAGYRFSERDYMSMGEFLDARYHEENSGHDKELYTITANKNFSEVGLSFYFSYSHQTYWDQPTDDRYSLSGNTYVSLFSLKNVSLNVSATRSKINERNDDAVFVSLSIPMGNSASIGYDGQYSNNRYSQNVSYYDRVDNNNNYRVSTGVSSGGDESTRTQFNGYYSHRGDFADMSANAAYSQGNYSSAGMTMQGGATITAKGAALHSGGISGGTRLMVDTEGVGGVPINGGRVHTNGYGIGVITDMNSYYRNSTSIDLTKMADDVDSSRSVVDSALTEGAIGYRKFGVIKGAKALAVLAMADGSHPPFGASVRNSEGKELAIVGDGGMAWLTGLQGGESLDVLWDGAAQCVISIPKTLRDQEQLLLPCHTVAQSQTSTVAKDSAAIEPTDNIHEEQ, encoded by the coding sequence ATGTCTACATTCCATATCAATAAAATCAGTTTGGCCATGGCGTTTGCATTGGCTAGCACCAGCATGTCCAGCAAAGCCGTAGAGTTTAATACGGATATGCTAGATACCGCAGATAAGGCAAATATCGACTTTTCTCGTTTCTCAAAAGCAAACTATATCTTGCCTGGTCTGTATCAGTTAGCACTGAGAGTTAATGACCAGAACGTGGGTGAGTATCCGTTTAATTACTACCCACGAGAAAACCAGCCAGACAGCAGTGAAGCCTGCGTTTCACCGCAAATAGTCAGTGAATTGGGATTGAAACCTGCCGCCTTAAATAAAGTGACCTACTGGCATCAGGGAGAGTGCGCAGATTTTAGCCAGCTTGAAGGTACAACGGTTCGCGGAGATTTATCGAACTCAAGTTTGCAGCTTTCTATTCCACAGGCATGGATTGAGTACAGCGATCCAAATTGGGTTCCATCGTCACGTTGGGATGAAGGGATCCCAGGTTTGCTGCTGGACTACAACCTGAATGCTTCGATGAGTCGCCCTAATGAAGGTAGCAATAGCCAAAATGCCAGCATAAGCGGAACCGTGGGGGCTAACGCCGGTGCATGGCGTTTGCGTGGCGATTATCAGGGGAGCTATAGCCGTGCTTCAGGCTCATCGCAGAGCAGTCAGCACAATATGGATTGGAGCCGCGTTTATATGTATCGCGCGCTCCCCACGCTGCGTTCAACGCTATCGGTGGGGGAAAACTATCTCTCATCCAGCATTTTCGATTCTTGGCGTTACACCGGGATGTCTTTGAGCAGCGATGACCGGATGCTGCCTCCCGCGTTACGTGGCTATGCACCGGAAGTTTCCGGGATTGCCAAAACGAACGCCAAGGTTGTGGTGACTCAGCAAGGACGTGTGCTGTATGAGACCACGGTGCCATCAGGTCCATTTCGTATTCAAGATTTGAGTAGCGCGGTGACCGGCAAGCTTGACGTAAAGGTTGAGGAACAAGATGGAACGGTTCAAACATTTCAGGTTGATACCGCGACGATCCCTTATCTGACCCGCCCCGGAATGGTGCGTTATAAGTTTGCGATGGGGCGTCCGTCAACCTACGAACATCATATACAAGGCCCAACTTTTGCAACCGGTGAGTTTTCATGGGGGATTGCCAATAGTTGGTCTTTGTATGGCGGTAGCATTCTTGCAGGGGACTATAACTCGGCGTCGATGGGTATTGGGCGCGATCTGTTTTTGCTCGGTGCCGTTTCTGCCGACGTGACGCAGTCTTTTGCTCGCTTACCCGGTGAAGAGCAACGCCAAGGGAAATCATGGCGCTTGAGCTATTCCAAACGCTTTGATGAGTACGACAGTGAAGTGACCTTTGCGGGTTATCGCTTCTCCGAGCGTGATTATATGTCGATGGGCGAATTCCTCGATGCGCGCTATCACGAGGAAAATTCAGGTCACGATAAAGAGCTTTATACCATCACGGCGAATAAAAACTTCTCCGAAGTGGGGTTGAGTTTTTACTTCAGCTACAGCCATCAGACCTATTGGGATCAGCCAACGGATGACCGTTATAGCCTGTCTGGAAACACGTATGTGAGTCTATTTTCGCTGAAAAATGTGTCTCTCAACGTTTCTGCCACGCGCAGCAAAATTAATGAACGCAATGATGATGCGGTGTTTGTGAGCCTGTCTATTCCGATGGGGAATTCTGCATCAATCGGCTATGACGGCCAGTACAGCAACAATCGATATAGCCAGAACGTCAGCTATTACGACCGTGTTGATAATAACAACAACTACCGAGTGTCTACCGGGGTCAGCAGCGGCGGTGATGAGAGCACCCGAACACAGTTTAATGGCTATTACAGCCATCGCGGCGATTTTGCTGATATGAGCGCTAATGCCGCCTATTCGCAGGGTAACTACAGCTCGGCGGGGATGACAATGCAGGGGGGGGCCACGATTACGGCGAAAGGTGCGGCGCTGCATTCGGGCGGGATCAGCGGAGGTACTCGCTTGATGGTGGATACCGAAGGCGTTGGCGGCGTTCCGATTAACGGCGGCCGTGTGCATACCAACGGTTACGGTATCGGGGTGATTACGGATATGAACAGCTATTACCGTAATTCAACCAGTATTGATTTAACCAAAATGGCCGACGATGTGGATTCTAGCCGTTCCGTTGTGGACTCAGCGCTGACTGAAGGGGCGATTGGTTATCGCAAATTTGGCGTAATCAAAGGTGCTAAGGCTCTAGCGGTATTGGCAATGGCAGATGGTAGCCATCCGCCGTTTGGCGCCAGCGTAAGAAATAGTGAAGGCAAGGAATTGGCCATCGTAGGTGATGGCGGCATGGCTTGGCTAACAGGCCTGCAGGGCGGAGAGTCACTCGATGTGTTATGGGATGGCGCAGCACAGTGTGTGATATCCATTCCTAAAACCTTGCGAGATCAGGAGCAGCTGCTTTTACCGTGTCATACGGTAGCGCAAAGCCAAACATCCACGGTAGCGAAAGATAGCGCTGCTATAGAACCGACAGATAACATCCATGAAGAGCAATAA